A genome region from Gadus macrocephalus chromosome 15, ASM3116895v1 includes the following:
- the slc3a1 gene encoding neutral and basic amino acid transport protein rBAT yields the protein MTNGNDFVELEECIRNPGFTEHGAEESRDSTEKNRGTTEENQESTEETRDSTATSVDPTGGGQQDACTEYTQIKPYAGMPKEVLLLYSSQARYRVPRQILFWLLILCVLALVALTITVIALSPPCLGWWRASPLYQIYPRSFRDSDGDGVGDLKGIIEQLSHFEYLNIKSVWISPFYRSPMRDFGYDVEDFREVDPVFGTMQDFEELLAQMHNRGLKLIMDFIPNHTSDRHRWFNLSRSRDEHYKDYYLWTDCNATAPRPNNWVSVFGNSSWTYDEVRGQCYLHQFLKEQPDLNFRNPHVRREMIDILRFWLEKGVDGFRMAAVKRLLEASHLRSEPLTDPSKPPEAFPSQWELHHDYTTSQLGLHQLLQEWRAEMDVYSREPGRYRFMVTESYDHEEVDKTMMYYGSQLVKESDFPFNFYLLDLPRNPSGLWVQHLVLLWMSNMPAGRWPNWVLGNHDNGRIASSAGRGYTRVINMLMLTLPGTPTTYYGEEIGMENINIPHSQIQDPAGKYNPSAGRDPQRSPMQWTGDMNAGFSNVTNATWLPVHPDYSSVNVETQKADSGSVLAQYRLLSRLRQSELPLQRGWFCPVHADTNVFSFLRELDGLDRAFLVLLNFGKEATVTDLSAVAELPDWLTVVMSTAPGAGGRRLPKASLPSEAGEGLVLQYSSGRRYHARPDARCFVSEKACYLGVVNLLYKC from the exons ATGACCAATGGGAACGACTTCGTGGAGCTCGAGGAGTGTATCAGGAATCCGGGCTTCACGGAACATGGCGCCGAGGAGTCCCGGGACTCCACCGAGAAGAACCGGGGAACGACCGAGGAGAACCAGGAGTCCACCGAGGAGACTCGGGACTCCACCGCTACGTCCGTTGATCCAACAGGTGGAGGGCAACAGGACGCTTGTACCGAGTACACGCAGATCAAACCGTACGCCGGGATGCCCAAAGAGGTGCTGCTGCTTTACTCCAGCCAGGCCCGGTACCGAGTCCCCCGGCAGATCTTGTTCTGGCTCCTGATCCTGTGCGTCCTGGCGCTGGTTGCGCTGACCATCACGGTCATCGCGCTGTCCCCGCCGTGCCTGGGCTGGTGGCGGGCGTCTCCGCTTTACCAGATCTACCCCCGCTCCTTCAGGGACTCAGACGGCGACGGCGTCGGGGACCTCAAAG GTATCATAGAGCAGCTGTCTCACTTTGAGTACCTGAACATTAAGTCGGTGTGGATCAGCCCCTTCTACCGCTCGCCCATGAGGGACTTCGGCTACGACGTGGAGGACTTCCGCGAGGTGGACCCCGTGTTTGGGACCATGCAGGACTTTGAGGAGCTCCTGGCCCAGATGCATaaccgag GATTGAAGCTGATCATGGACTTTATTCCCAACCACACCAGTGACCGCCACCGCTGGTTTAACCTGAGCCGCAGCAGAGACGAGCACTACAAAGACTACTACCTCTGGACTGACTGCAACGCAACCGCACCAAGGCCCAATAACTGG GTGAGTGTGTTTGGTAACTCTTCGTGGACGTATGATGAGGTTAGAGGCCAGTGCTACCTGCACCAGTTCCTCAAAGAGCAACCCGACCTCAACTTCAGAAACCCTCATGTCCGCCGGGAGATGATT GACATCCTTAGGTTCTGGCTGGAGAAGGGAGTGGATGGGTTCCGCATGGCTGCAGTGAAGCGGCTCCTGGAGGCCTCACATCTGAGAAGCGAGCCCCTTACCGACCCCAGCAAACCCCCG GAGGCCTTCCCATCACAGTGGGAGCTCCACCACGACTACACCACCAGCCAGCTGGGGCTCCACCAGCTGCTGCAGGAGTGGAGGGCGGAGATGGACGTGTACAGCCGGGAGCCAGGCAGATATCG GTTCATGGTGACAGAGTCGTATGATCACGAAGAGGTGGACAAGACCATGATGTACTATGGTAGCCAGCTGGTTAAAGAGAGCGACTTCCCCTTTAACTTCTACCTCCTGGACCTGCCCCGCAACCCCAGTGGCTTGTGGGTCCAGCATCTGGTGCTGCTCTGGATGAGCAATATGCCCGCTGGACGGTGGCCCAACTGGGTG TTGGGGAACCACGACAACGGCCGCATCGCCTCCAGCGCTGGGCGGGGCTATACGCGCGTCATCAACATGCTGATGCTCACCCTGCCCGGCACACCCACCACCTACTACGGAGAGGAGATCGGCATGGAGAACATTAACATCCCACACAGCCAAATACAGGACCCGGCCGGCAAATACAACCCG AGTGCTGGCCGAGACCCCCAGCGATCCCCCATGCAGTGGACTGGGGACATGAACGCAGGCTTCAGCAACGTCACAAACGCCACCTGGCTGCCTGTCCATCCTGACTACAGCAGCGTCAACGTGGAG ACCCAGAAGGCGGACAGCGGCTCGGTCCTGGCTCAGTACCGCCTCCTGAGCCGCCTGCGTCAGTCGGAGCTCCCACTGCAGCGCGGCTGGTTCTGCCCCGTCCACGCTGACACCAacgtcttctccttcctccggGAGCTTGACGGCCTCGACCGCGCCTTCCTCGTCCTGCTCAACTTTGGCAAAGAGGCCACCGTCACAGACCTGTCGGCGGTGGCCGAgctccctgattggctgacggttgtcATGAGCACGGCGCCCGGGGCCGGTGGCAGGCGGCTCCCCAAGGCCTCCCTACCGAGCGAGGCCGGGGAGGGCCTGGTGCTGCAGTACTCCAGCGGGCGGCGCTACCACGCACGGCCCGACGCGCGCTGCTTCGTCTCAGAGAAGGCCTGCTACCTGGGGGTCGTCAACCTGCTCTATAAATGCTAG